A portion of the Oxynema aestuarii AP17 genome contains these proteins:
- a CDS encoding RNA-guided endonuclease InsQ/TnpB family protein, translating to MLTMNYTYRIDPNVVQQTELLEWMETCRGVYNYALRELKDWIASRKCQVDRCSLEKEYIIPADEPFPSYHRQQNNLPKAKKQFPHLGKVHSQVLQTTIRRLHDTWEAFKKRGHGFPRFKKFGQFKSFVFPQFKHNPINGFTIKLPKIGEVPINLHRPIPNGFKVKQVRVLSRVRGTQWYVVVTLESDISVPDVPVHGRAIGIDLGLERFLTASDRSFQERPKFFKSMQRKLKLLQRRAARKQKGSQNWEKAQIEVARMHHRIANRRKDFHLKTAHQLCDRAQTIFAEDLNVKGLTRGMLRTDCVDAAFGQFLSLTEWVCWKRGVYFAKVNPNGTSQTCPSCLATVSKGLEVREHHCPECGYRTHRDHAAAEMVLHRGQENVVSQGLWGTETACQVGLSGVYDLDKWRGAGIPNREAGKPVL from the coding sequence ATGCTGACCATGAACTATACCTACCGAATCGATCCAAATGTCGTACAGCAGACTGAACTGTTGGAGTGGATGGAGACGTGCAGAGGCGTATATAACTACGCGTTGCGCGAACTCAAAGACTGGATTGCTTCGCGTAAGTGTCAGGTAGACCGATGCTCGTTGGAAAAGGAATACATCATTCCCGCCGATGAGCCATTCCCGTCTTACCACCGTCAGCAGAACAACCTGCCCAAAGCAAAGAAGCAATTCCCGCATCTGGGTAAGGTACATTCTCAGGTGTTGCAGACCACAATTCGCAGACTGCACGATACCTGGGAAGCCTTTAAGAAACGGGGACATGGATTCCCGCGTTTCAAAAAGTTCGGTCAATTCAAATCCTTTGTGTTTCCCCAATTCAAGCACAATCCCATCAATGGCTTCACAATCAAATTGCCAAAGATCGGGGAAGTACCCATTAACCTGCATCGCCCTATTCCTAACGGGTTCAAGGTGAAACAGGTGCGGGTATTGTCCAGGGTGCGAGGAACACAATGGTATGTTGTCGTCACCCTTGAATCGGATATATCGGTTCCCGATGTCCCGGTTCATGGTCGGGCGATCGGGATTGACCTGGGATTGGAACGATTCTTGACCGCTTCCGATCGCTCTTTCCAAGAACGCCCTAAGTTTTTCAAGTCGATGCAACGCAAGCTAAAATTGCTGCAACGCAGAGCAGCACGAAAACAGAAGGGTTCTCAAAATTGGGAGAAGGCGCAAATCGAAGTGGCTAGAATGCACCATCGCATTGCCAATCGTCGTAAAGATTTCCATCTGAAAACGGCTCATCAGCTTTGCGATCGGGCGCAAACTATCTTTGCAGAAGATCTCAACGTCAAAGGCTTGACGCGAGGGATGTTGCGAACAGATTGTGTTGATGCTGCCTTCGGACAATTCCTGTCTCTGACAGAATGGGTGTGCTGGAAGCGAGGAGTCTACTTTGCTAAAGTCAATCCCAACGGCACCAGTCAAACCTGTCCATCCTGCCTTGCTACAGTGAGCAAAGGGTTGGAAGTCAGAGAGCATCATTGTCCTGAGTGTGGGTATCGGACTCATCGTGACCATGCTGCAGCCGAGATGGTTTTGCATCGTGGACAAGAAAACGTAGTATCCCAGGGACTCTGGGGAACGGAAACCGCCTGTCAAGTCGGTCTGTCGGGGGTCTATGACCTAGATAAGTGGCGCGGGGCAGGAATACCCAATCGTGAGGCTGGGAAGCCCGTGCTGTAA
- a CDS encoding WcaF family extracellular polysaccharide biosynthesis acetyltransferase, protein MRLDLYTTQNYTPGAPLWKQLCWYFIGSRLVSSSWLPFSGFKVWVLRCFGAEIGCSVRIKPGVRIKFPWRLTVGDWVWIGERTWIDNLAPVTLESHVCLSQSVYLCTGNHDWSDPRFTLQLGEIYIERGAWIAARATVGPGVRVGREAVLTLGSVAARSLAPQTVYSGHPAQAVKTRLLHSLDPSPDDWPSERSQNNPQMI, encoded by the coding sequence ATGCGCCTCGATTTATATACGACCCAAAACTATACCCCCGGCGCTCCGTTATGGAAGCAATTGTGCTGGTATTTCATCGGCTCTCGTTTGGTTTCTAGCTCCTGGCTACCCTTTTCTGGGTTCAAAGTTTGGGTCTTGCGCTGTTTTGGCGCCGAAATTGGCTGTAGCGTCCGCATCAAACCCGGCGTTCGCATCAAATTTCCCTGGCGCTTGACCGTCGGCGATTGGGTTTGGATCGGCGAACGGACCTGGATTGACAATCTCGCTCCCGTTACTCTCGAAAGTCACGTCTGTTTGTCTCAATCGGTCTATCTGTGTACCGGAAACCACGACTGGTCCGACCCCCGCTTTACCCTCCAACTCGGCGAAATTTATATCGAACGCGGCGCCTGGATCGCAGCGCGCGCCACTGTCGGACCGGGGGTGCGCGTCGGTCGCGAAGCGGTCTTGACTTTAGGGAGTGTGGCGGCGCGATCGCTCGCTCCCCAAACGGTCTATAGCGGTCATCCGGCGCAAGCGGTCAAAACTCGCCTTTTACACTCCCTCGACCCTTCTCCCGACGACTGGCCTAGCGAACGCTCTCAAAATAATCCTCAAATGATTTAA
- a CDS encoding calcium-binding protein, translating into MAILTVTTTADNGTGSLREALQLAQSGDTIQFDSSLANSQITLTSGQLEIWYKDLTIDGTNAPNLTLSGNNQSRVLWMEGVGNSLAVKNLTIADGKITGTEKDGSGGGLRMGQQSHLTLENVVFQNNSATGYGGGALFNNYRSTAVIKNSKFEGNDASQANSEHGGGAILMWSEGDLTIENSEFSNNRGASGGAINNLLSNLTIDNSRFINNDSTAGASGAGGYGGAIYTDGASANYLADSGTIAIRNSHFEGNKGAGQGGALFLYVYGEDRVVVEDSQIINNEVVKNSVGHAYGGGIRQGNGQFSLRNTTIANNRAHSQGGGLWIGEQAPSEIVNSTFSGNTAADDTNQEGLGGAITFNNTDTSASSIVNTTIAYNHAAGHGGAVWAGNQPITTTNSIYAYNSAGNPWDIRQHTGRELIDGGNNIQYPPKNPSNPDDANITANVTLVDPQLGALQELNGALVHPLLAGSPAIDAGSSVTGLTADQLGVARSDGQIDIGSFEFVGPTITPDNSDSLSGTFGDDSLFGGSADQRIIAHKGNDYIDGGEGNDLIYGHADNDTLFGSGGSDSLYGGWHEDMLFGGSGNDLVYADQGNDIIEGNDGDDELFGQPGDDRLTGGTGNDNLYGGLGNDVLNGVDPNAAAPGANEQDLLSGGGNSDTFVLGDATRVYYDDRDPSTDGSADLATIADFNKLEDRIQLHGSAASYQLAEVTTGTGIYYTSGQTSPELVAVVRDVPSSELNLNDSYFTYV; encoded by the coding sequence ATGGCAATTTTAACCGTTACCACCACCGCAGACAACGGCACCGGGTCTTTGCGCGAAGCCCTCCAACTCGCTCAAAGTGGCGATACCATTCAATTCGATTCCTCCCTCGCCAACAGCCAAATCACCTTGACAAGCGGCCAACTGGAAATTTGGTACAAAGACCTGACCATTGACGGCACCAATGCCCCTAACTTAACCCTAAGCGGCAACAATCAAAGTCGTGTTTTGTGGATGGAAGGCGTCGGCAATAGTTTGGCGGTCAAAAACTTGACCATTGCCGACGGTAAAATTACCGGAACTGAAAAAGACGGTTCTGGGGGTGGACTTCGCATGGGACAGCAAAGTCACTTAACCCTCGAAAATGTCGTCTTTCAAAATAACTCCGCTACGGGTTACGGTGGCGGCGCGCTCTTTAACAACTATCGCAGTACCGCCGTTATCAAAAATAGCAAGTTTGAAGGAAACGACGCTTCCCAAGCCAATAGCGAACACGGTGGCGGCGCGATCTTGATGTGGAGTGAAGGCGACCTAACCATTGAAAATAGTGAATTTTCTAATAATAGAGGTGCAAGCGGCGGCGCGATTAATAACTTATTAAGTAACCTCACCATCGACAACTCCCGCTTTATCAATAACGATTCTACTGCGGGGGCTTCCGGTGCGGGAGGATATGGCGGAGCGATCTACACCGATGGTGCCAGCGCCAATTATCTCGCCGATTCGGGCACGATCGCCATCCGAAACAGTCATTTTGAAGGCAACAAAGGAGCCGGACAAGGTGGAGCCTTATTCCTCTACGTTTACGGCGAGGATCGCGTTGTCGTCGAAGACAGTCAAATCATCAACAACGAAGTCGTTAAAAACTCTGTCGGCCATGCTTACGGTGGCGGTATCCGGCAAGGTAACGGTCAATTTAGTCTACGCAATACCACGATCGCCAATAACCGCGCCCATTCTCAAGGCGGAGGCTTGTGGATTGGCGAGCAAGCGCCTAGCGAAATTGTTAACAGTACCTTTTCGGGGAATACGGCTGCCGACGACACCAATCAAGAAGGTTTGGGCGGTGCCATTACCTTTAACAATACGGATACCTCGGCAAGCAGCATCGTCAATACCACGATCGCCTACAACCACGCCGCAGGACATGGCGGTGCCGTTTGGGCCGGAAATCAACCGATTACCACCACCAATTCGATTTACGCTTACAATAGCGCGGGCAATCCCTGGGATATCAGACAGCATACGGGTCGCGAGTTAATCGACGGCGGCAACAACATCCAATATCCCCCCAAAAATCCCAGCAATCCCGACGATGCCAACATCACCGCCAATGTCACCCTCGTCGATCCCCAACTCGGCGCCTTGCAAGAACTCAACGGCGCCCTCGTCCATCCCTTGCTCGCAGGCTCTCCGGCGATCGATGCCGGAAGCAGCGTTACGGGATTGACCGCAGACCAACTCGGCGTGGCGCGCTCCGACGGCCAAATCGATATCGGCTCGTTTGAATTTGTCGGTCCGACCATCACCCCGGACAACAGCGACTCGTTGAGCGGAACCTTCGGCGACGATTCTCTATTCGGCGGATCCGCCGACCAAAGAATTATCGCCCACAAGGGGAACGACTATATTGATGGGGGCGAGGGCAATGACCTGATTTACGGTCACGCCGACAATGACACCCTCTTCGGTTCCGGCGGCAGCGACAGCCTTTATGGCGGCTGGCACGAGGATATGCTCTTCGGTGGCTCGGGTAACGATCTCGTCTACGCAGACCAAGGCAATGACATCATCGAAGGCAATGACGGCGATGACGAGTTGTTCGGTCAACCGGGAGACGATCGCCTCACCGGAGGGACGGGGAATGATAACCTCTACGGCGGCTTGGGTAACGATGTCCTCAATGGGGTCGATCCCAATGCGGCGGCTCCCGGTGCGAACGAACAAGATCTCTTGAGTGGCGGCGGTAATAGCGATACCTTCGTCCTCGGCGATGCGACTCGCGTCTATTACGACGATCGCGACCCCTCTACCGACGGCAGCGCCGATCTCGCTACGATCGCCGATTTCAACAAACTCGAAGACCGCATCCAACTCCACGGGTCGGCAGCGAGCTACCAACTCGCTGAGGTGACCACCGGAACCGGAATTTACTACACTTCCGGCCAAACTTCTCCGGAACTCGTGGCCGTCGTCCGCGATGTCCCCAGTAGCGAACTCAATCTCAATGACAGTTACTTCACCTACGTTTGA
- a CDS encoding DUF4347 domain-containing protein, whose protein sequence is MARERTLVVIDPAVENYQDLLAGIDPEARAVVLDSERDGIAQISEILVRESEVSALHIVAHGEVGRVRLGNSELTHATLENYGAQLQQWADALSDRADLLFYGCNLAAGETGSAFLQELAKLTGADIAASDDVTGSLFRGGDWELEVNTGSIEARSPFAAELMARYPGLLALPTAPTNNLDVSGATYIGGSGDDFANAVDISPTGGIVVLGGDWPGHDPGGTSTDLLGGGTGAIVRYDSATNAVLSTTRVPSSVKDLEINSTTGEIAIAGDFGVAVLSPDARTVVWSANPGAVERVAIDDSGTVAALRDVGGGTDEIRVYNSSGAAIGSWNTGSSSRHFNDVAITAQNGGTVVVTGYHQKSSQLQVAFNQALSYDGSAVKWTGYDFSASAIQSANKMADTRGIRVAIGRDGQLYIAHKVNGGTGSSIFSRDPLNLSASAAANTVQTDSYNTPNNVGSVDMTWYGRYDLASGGLLKGQSLLTRLSSGSGNSLRRNSIAADEQGNVYIAGDASYAIANRDGQQLAGEAIGPYAGDGHVLIVKNDFSERLVWTPFPGGSGKAFNVRNGIAAAALTVNSTNAQVTHNALQTTSGGGQDGYLAVIGGNSAPVPTVEPDNSDSLNGTFGEDSLIGGSADQTIVAHKGNDYLDGGDGNDVLYGHGDNDTLFGGGGHDSLYAGWHDDMLYGGTGNDTLYADGGNDWLEGNEGEDRLFGQTGSDRLVGGAGNDSVYGGTGNDTLSGVDPDNPTPGAAEVDLLRGDGGSDTFVLGDGMRVYYDDRALSTPGTVNLAILADFNKLEDRIQLHGSAASYQLADVTTGTGIYYTTGQTAPELIAIARNVSSTELNLNESYFTYV, encoded by the coding sequence ATGGCTCGCGAAAGGACTCTTGTTGTTATCGATCCGGCTGTTGAAAATTATCAAGATTTACTGGCGGGAATTGACCCCGAAGCCCGAGCCGTCGTTCTCGATTCGGAACGGGATGGAATCGCACAAATTAGCGAAATTCTCGTTCGCGAAAGCGAAGTTTCGGCCCTTCATATCGTCGCTCACGGCGAAGTCGGTCGGGTTCGTTTGGGCAATTCCGAACTCACTCACGCCACCTTAGAAAACTACGGCGCGCAATTACAGCAGTGGGCTGACGCTTTGAGCGATCGCGCCGACCTTCTCTTTTACGGTTGCAACTTAGCCGCCGGGGAAACGGGAAGCGCCTTTCTCCAGGAGTTGGCGAAGCTGACGGGGGCGGACATTGCAGCGTCGGACGATGTCACCGGGAGCTTATTTCGAGGGGGCGACTGGGAGTTAGAAGTCAATACGGGCAGTATTGAAGCGCGATCGCCATTTGCGGCAGAATTGATGGCGCGATATCCCGGGTTGCTGGCCCTACCGACGGCGCCGACCAACAATTTAGACGTTTCCGGGGCGACCTACATCGGCGGAAGCGGGGACGACTTCGCTAATGCGGTGGATATTTCGCCGACCGGGGGTATCGTCGTCCTCGGGGGCGACTGGCCCGGTCACGATCCCGGGGGAACCTCGACAGACTTACTCGGCGGCGGGACGGGGGCGATCGTCCGTTACGATAGCGCCACGAATGCGGTGCTATCGACCACCCGGGTGCCGAGTTCTGTCAAAGATTTGGAAATCAATTCGACGACCGGGGAAATCGCGATCGCCGGAGATTTCGGGGTCGCAGTACTCAGTCCGGACGCCCGTACCGTCGTTTGGAGTGCCAATCCCGGCGCCGTGGAACGGGTGGCGATCGACGACAGTGGAACCGTGGCGGCGTTGCGCGATGTCGGCGGCGGAACCGACGAGATCCGGGTCTACAACAGCAGTGGCGCGGCGATCGGCAGTTGGAATACGGGCAGTTCGAGTCGCCATTTCAACGACGTGGCGATTACGGCCCAAAATGGCGGGACGGTAGTGGTCACGGGCTATCACCAGAAAAGCAGTCAATTGCAAGTGGCGTTCAATCAGGCGTTGTCTTATGACGGGTCGGCGGTGAAATGGACGGGCTACGATTTCTCGGCGTCCGCCATCCAGTCGGCGAATAAAATGGCCGATACCCGAGGCATTCGGGTGGCGATCGGTCGCGACGGTCAGCTTTACATCGCCCATAAGGTTAATGGCGGTACGGGATCGTCAATTTTCTCCCGCGATCCCCTGAATTTGTCGGCGTCGGCGGCGGCGAATACGGTGCAAACCGACAGTTACAATACCCCGAATAATGTCGGTTCGGTGGATATGACCTGGTACGGTCGTTACGATTTGGCCAGTGGGGGGTTGCTGAAAGGTCAGTCGTTGCTGACGCGCTTGAGTAGCGGTTCGGGGAATAGTTTGCGGCGCAACTCGATCGCGGCGGACGAGCAAGGGAATGTTTATATTGCCGGGGATGCATCCTACGCGATCGCCAACCGCGACGGACAGCAACTCGCCGGAGAGGCGATCGGACCTTATGCCGGAGACGGTCACGTACTGATCGTCAAAAACGATTTTAGCGAGCGCTTGGTCTGGACCCCGTTTCCCGGCGGTTCGGGGAAAGCCTTTAATGTCAGAAACGGGATTGCCGCCGCCGCACTGACGGTCAATTCCACGAACGCTCAAGTCACTCACAATGCCTTGCAAACCACGTCCGGCGGCGGTCAAGATGGCTACTTAGCGGTGATTGGCGGCAATAGCGCCCCCGTACCCACCGTAGAGCCGGATAATAGCGATTCCCTCAACGGGACGTTTGGCGAGGATTCTTTAATCGGGGGCAGTGCGGACCAGACGATCGTCGCTCACAAAGGTAACGACTATCTCGATGGCGGCGACGGCAATGACGTGCTTTACGGTCATGGCGATAACGATACCCTGTTCGGGGGCGGCGGTCACGACAGCCTTTATGCCGGGTGGCACGATGACATGCTGTACGGCGGCACGGGCAACGATACGCTTTATGCCGATGGCGGCAATGACTGGCTCGAAGGGAACGAGGGAGAGGATAGATTGTTCGGCCAAACGGGGAGCGATCGCCTCGTCGGCGGCGCCGGGAATGACAGTGTTTACGGCGGTACGGGGAATGACACCCTCAGTGGCGTCGATCCGGACAACCCGACCCCCGGCGCGGCAGAAGTAGACCTCTTGCGCGGCGATGGGGGTAGCGATACCTTCGTCCTCGGCGATGGGATGCGCGTCTATTACGACGATCGCGCCCTCTCGACTCCAGGAACGGTCAATCTCGCCATTTTGGCCGATTTCAACAAACTCGAAGACCGAATTCAACTGCACGGATCGGCGGCAAGTTACCAACTGGCGGACGTGACCACGGGAACGGGAATTTATTACACCACAGGGCAAACCGCTCCCGAATTAATTGCGATCGCCCGCAACGTCAGCAGTACTGAATTGAACTTGAACGAGAGTTATTTCACTTACGTGTAA
- a CDS encoding class I SAM-dependent methyltransferase: protein MTSSPLDYEFPYKDDRLKETHFYLMKPFLSLLGDPVSQEGKPLRILDLGCGNGSFSHWLAEYGYCVVGVEESSQGVAIARRSFPDCSFFQGSIYDLPYEEIGDSFDRVIAVEVIEHLFYPKELVKVAKRCLKPNGKLILTTPYHGYLKNLALSLSGRMDAHFHVDRDGGHIKFFSVQTLSELLRSHGYTDLEFAFAGRLPYLWKSMLCACRPAGDLG from the coding sequence ATGACTTCTTCACCCTTAGATTACGAATTTCCCTACAAAGACGATCGCCTTAAGGAGACCCATTTTTATTTGATGAAACCGTTCTTATCTTTACTGGGAGATCCCGTCAGTCAGGAAGGAAAACCGCTCCGAATCCTCGATCTCGGCTGTGGAAATGGCAGTTTTAGTCATTGGTTAGCGGAGTACGGTTATTGCGTGGTTGGAGTTGAAGAATCTAGCCAAGGAGTGGCGATCGCCCGTCGTAGTTTTCCCGATTGTTCTTTCTTTCAAGGAAGTATTTACGATTTACCTTACGAAGAAATTGGGGATTCGTTCGATCGCGTGATTGCGGTTGAAGTGATCGAGCATCTTTTCTACCCGAAAGAATTAGTCAAAGTGGCGAAACGATGTCTGAAACCGAACGGGAAGCTAATTCTAACGACACCCTATCACGGATATTTAAAAAACCTGGCACTGTCCCTCTCAGGGCGCATGGACGCTCATTTTCACGTCGATCGCGATGGCGGTCATATCAAATTTTTCTCGGTTCAAACCCTTAGCGAGTTGCTGCGATCGCACGGTTATACCGATCTTGAGTTTGCTTTTGCGGGAAGATTACCTTATTTATGGAAATCGATGTTATGTGCTTGCCGTCCGGCGGGCGATCTCGGCTAA
- a CDS encoding glycosyltransferase — protein sequence MKILMVVPAIAAIYGGPSQVVLQLARSLGRLGIEVDIVTTSANGNSHLDVPLYRWIDRDFYRIQYFDFWNFGDYRYISFKLTQWLWYRVRAYDIVHTHALFCYPSLPAHWACQQHNVPYVMTPHGMLEPWAMAYKYWKKWLFFKGLEQPAIDRAAAVQALCESEADRARSIAPKTPAIVIPSGIDRADFDRLPDPERFYRVFPETRHKTLILFLGRLHPKKGLDLLASALPQIRAELPQIHVVVAGPDSIGYLPKIKSFFKKVGALDAVTFTGMLQGELKYAALAATDLYISPSYSEGFSLSVLEGMASGLPCVITKGCHFPEAASDRAVWEINPDPVEIAEATIALLKDRRLAREMGDRARQLIFAEYTWERIADRLRSLYLTLGDRDRLSRSVRQLIL from the coding sequence ATGAAAATTTTAATGGTCGTTCCGGCGATCGCTGCGATCTATGGCGGACCGTCTCAGGTCGTGCTTCAGTTAGCGCGATCGCTCGGTCGTCTTGGCATCGAGGTCGATATTGTTACAACTTCTGCGAACGGTAACAGTCATTTAGATGTACCCTTATATCGCTGGATCGATCGCGATTTTTATCGAATTCAGTATTTCGATTTTTGGAATTTTGGCGATTATCGATATATCAGTTTTAAATTGACTCAATGGTTGTGGTATCGCGTTAGAGCTTACGATATCGTCCATACTCATGCATTATTTTGCTATCCGTCCCTACCCGCTCATTGGGCTTGCCAGCAGCATAATGTCCCTTATGTAATGACTCCACACGGGATGCTAGAACCGTGGGCTATGGCTTATAAATATTGGAAAAAGTGGTTATTTTTTAAAGGGTTAGAACAGCCCGCGATCGATCGCGCGGCGGCGGTTCAGGCGTTATGCGAGAGTGAAGCGGATCGGGCGCGATCGATCGCGCCGAAAACCCCGGCGATCGTGATTCCTAGCGGGATCGATCGCGCGGATTTCGATCGCCTTCCCGACCCCGAACGATTTTACCGGGTGTTTCCCGAAACTCGCCATAAAACCTTAATCCTGTTCTTAGGTCGCCTCCATCCAAAAAAAGGATTGGATTTACTCGCCTCTGCCCTGCCTCAAATCCGTGCGGAATTACCGCAAATACACGTGGTTGTCGCCGGACCGGATAGCATCGGTTATTTACCAAAAATCAAGAGCTTTTTTAAGAAAGTAGGGGCTTTAGATGCGGTAACGTTTACAGGAATGCTGCAAGGTGAGTTAAAGTATGCGGCGCTGGCGGCGACAGATCTGTACATTTCTCCTTCCTATTCCGAGGGATTTAGTCTGTCGGTGTTGGAAGGGATGGCGTCGGGATTGCCCTGTGTCATTACAAAAGGGTGTCATTTTCCTGAAGCGGCGAGCGATCGCGCGGTTTGGGAAATCAATCCGGATCCGGTGGAAATTGCCGAAGCGACGATCGCGCTGTTGAAAGACCGCCGATTGGCCCGTGAAATGGGCGATCGCGCGCGCCAATTGATCTTTGCGGAATACACGTGGGAACGAATCGCCGATCGCCTGCGATCGCTATATCTTACCCTCGGCGATCGCGATCGATTATCCAGATCTGTACGACAACTTATTCTCTAA
- a CDS encoding sulfotransferase, which translates to MEKAAYEWLVTLHEIDRWREPLGDRFYELTYSQFLDNPRSHLQQLCTFLELDSPRSWLDEAVARIRSPKTPQQLHLKLPPAMTTAFDDYQKRYQFANLAEVKTE; encoded by the coding sequence TTGGAAAAAGCGGCTTACGAATGGTTGGTGACCTTGCACGAGATCGATCGCTGGCGCGAACCGTTAGGCGATCGCTTTTATGAATTAACTTATTCTCAATTTCTAGACAACCCACGATCGCATTTGCAGCAATTATGTACCTTTTTAGAATTAGACAGTCCGCGATCGTGGTTGGATGAGGCGGTGGCTCGGATTCGATCGCCAAAAACTCCACAACAATTGCATTTGAAGTTACCCCCCGCCATGACAACGGCGTTTGACGACTATCAAAAACGCTATCAGTTTGCCAATTTAGCTGAGGTAAAAACTGAGTAA
- a CDS encoding sulfotransferase family protein: MNLALPLLEAIKPSARALKYFTLRSLAEWKIRTNRDRSHFLNPLPFAFIVSCGRSGTTILGDFLGSHPQVKYLYEPYYLWTAIDRQMDVHNLFERIEGRLLMDDRHVGEGSRERFDRLFRSQSKGDRSRLFVEKTPLNALRIGYLEAIAPGAKFVHLVRDGAQVCHSIARLATENEYKIAGKPALNQWWGVDGSK, encoded by the coding sequence ATGAATCTTGCATTACCCCTTCTCGAAGCGATTAAACCATCAGCACGAGCGCTCAAATACTTTACCTTGCGATCGCTCGCCGAATGGAAAATACGTACCAATCGCGATCGCTCCCACTTTTTAAATCCCCTTCCGTTCGCATTTATTGTCAGTTGCGGACGGTCGGGGACGACGATTTTAGGGGATTTTTTAGGCTCTCATCCTCAAGTAAAATACCTTTACGAACCCTATTATTTATGGACGGCGATCGATCGCCAAATGGACGTCCATAATTTATTTGAACGGATTGAAGGACGCTTGTTAATGGACGATCGCCATGTTGGCGAAGGGAGTCGAGAGCGTTTCGATCGCCTGTTCCGAAGCCAATCGAAAGGCGATCGATCTCGCTTATTCGTCGAAAAAACGCCGCTCAATGCCTTGAGAATTGGATATTTAGAAGCGATCGCACCGGGAGCGAAATTCGTGCATTTAGTGCGCGACGGAGCGCAGGTTTGCCATTCGATCGCGCGGTTGGCGACGGAAAACGAGTATAAAATAGCCGGAAAACCCGCTTTAAATCAGTGGTGGGGGGTCGATGGTTCCAAATGA
- a CDS encoding glycosyltransferase family 4 protein: protein MKLLFLIPYVFVPPSLGNHNLTFNLLKYVSDRAECDLAILIDNEIDREIVAKRILKEFPNINNIFFFEKPKALIRLLYQIQGCFCGFHPAIARYKSTKLALWLRNCCTIEQYDAIHFDLFYMAQYRQYCPAIPTVLVASDAYSMAANRIRSQTSHWQLAVKYYINELVLKNYERRIYSNFDLVGTVSPIDTQYLSKILPNSTIKTIKIAIASEFLDRPIARSNTPKLLCTFTGGKQVVWEAVGQFLDDCYRRIKPDRPQIQLFLLGRNIQAAKWQKLLGNRSDISLSDRVEDYMSFLSQDWIYIYPQTNGSGLKTKVQQAMAVGLPVVGSPEAFAGLPIQQGKEGFICHSPEEFYRCIDCLLSDRALREQMGRAASDFIRKNFSREVAGAQILELYRETIARYSSTNLENNNVNNESCITPSRSD from the coding sequence GTGAAACTTTTATTCTTAATTCCATATGTTTTCGTTCCTCCCAGTTTAGGAAACCATAACTTAACTTTTAATCTACTTAAATATGTCAGCGATCGCGCCGAGTGCGATTTAGCCATCTTAATAGACAATGAAATCGATCGGGAAATTGTCGCCAAGCGAATCTTAAAAGAATTTCCCAATATTAATAATATATTTTTTTTTGAAAAGCCAAAGGCTTTAATTAGATTATTGTATCAAATTCAAGGCTGTTTTTGTGGGTTTCACCCGGCGATCGCCCGCTATAAAAGCACAAAATTAGCGCTTTGGTTGCGCAATTGCTGCACGATCGAGCAGTACGACGCCATCCATTTTGATTTATTTTATATGGCTCAGTATCGACAATATTGTCCTGCTATTCCTACGGTTTTAGTTGCTTCAGATGCATATTCTATGGCAGCGAACAGAATTCGATCGCAGACATCTCATTGGCAATTAGCTGTAAAATACTACATTAATGAACTGGTTTTAAAAAATTACGAACGTCGTATTTATTCTAATTTTGATTTAGTTGGTACTGTCTCGCCGATCGATACTCAATATTTGAGCAAGATTTTGCCAAATTCTACTATTAAAACGATTAAAATTGCGATTGCAAGCGAGTTTCTCGATCGCCCGATCGCCCGATCCAATACTCCTAAACTTTTATGTACCTTTACTGGAGGAAAACAAGTCGTGTGGGAGGCAGTCGGTCAATTTTTAGACGATTGTTATCGACGGATTAAGCCCGATCGCCCGCAAATCCAATTATTCTTGCTTGGGAGAAATATTCAAGCAGCCAAATGGCAAAAACTTTTAGGAAATCGATCCGATATTAGCCTCAGCGATCGTGTAGAAGATTATATGAGTTTCTTAAGCCAGGACTGGATTTACATTTACCCGCAAACAAATGGGTCGGGACTGAAAACGAAAGTACAACAAGCAATGGCAGTAGGTTTACCTGTGGTGGGTTCGCCGGAAGCCTTTGCAGGGTTGCCGATCCAACAGGGGAAAGAAGGCTTTATTTGTCACTCGCCAGAGGAATTTTATCGCTGTATCGATTGCCTTTTGAGCGATCGCGCGCTCCGCGAACAAATGGGTCGAGCTGCATCCGATTTTATTCGCAAAAACTTTTCTAGAGAAGTCGCTGGAGCGCAAATTTTAGAACTGTACCGGGAAACGATCGCCCGCTACTCCAGCACAAATTTAGAGAACAATAACGTCAATAATGAATCTTGCATTACCCCTTCTCGAAGCGATTAA